In Bacteroidia bacterium, one genomic interval encodes:
- the murB gene encoding UDP-N-acetylmuramate dehydrogenase, protein MRENVSLKNLNTFGIEAKARYFTEINNEDELKKFLLQQNKNVLPLLVMGGGSNMLFFKDYDGIVLKNNLNGIDVVEENETFVKIRVGAGEIWHNVVMWSVEKNLGGLENLSLIPGSAGAAPIQNIGAYGVEIKNVLVAVETMAIESAEKKVFSNLECQFGYRNSIFKNSAKGKYIITAIILELKKQPHFKTEYGAIQTELEKQGIKTLSVKAISDAVIAIRRSKLPDPAVIGNAGSFFKNPEITEQEFEKIKQQHPNIPHYPGGGNKIKLAAGWLIEQCGWKGFREGNAGCHKNQALVLVNFGNATGAEIYNLALKIKDSVFNHFGVQIEPEVNIIQ, encoded by the coding sequence ATGCGTGAAAATGTTTCTCTAAAGAATTTAAACACCTTCGGCATTGAAGCAAAAGCACGTTATTTTACTGAAATAAATAATGAAGACGAATTAAAAAAATTTCTTCTTCAACAGAATAAAAATGTACTGCCGCTGTTGGTTATGGGTGGTGGCAGCAACATGCTTTTCTTTAAAGATTATGATGGCATTGTTTTAAAAAACAACCTGAACGGCATTGACGTTGTTGAAGAGAATGAAACTTTTGTAAAGATAAGAGTTGGCGCTGGCGAAATATGGCATAATGTTGTCATGTGGTCGGTAGAAAAAAATCTTGGAGGTCTCGAAAATCTTTCACTTATACCCGGATCTGCTGGAGCTGCACCCATTCAGAATATTGGTGCTTATGGGGTAGAAATAAAAAACGTACTCGTTGCTGTTGAAACCATGGCAATAGAAAGTGCAGAAAAAAAAGTATTTTCTAATCTTGAATGTCAATTCGGGTACAGAAATAGTATTTTCAAAAATTCTGCAAAAGGCAAATACATCATCACAGCTATTATACTGGAGCTGAAAAAACAGCCACATTTTAAAACCGAATATGGCGCCATTCAAACGGAACTGGAAAAACAGGGTATTAAAACACTTAGCGTTAAAGCCATAAGTGATGCAGTTATCGCAATAAGAAGAAGCAAATTACCTGACCCTGCCGTAATAGGCAATGCAGGCAGTTTTTTTAAGAATCCGGAAATTACTGAACAAGAATTTGAAAAAATTAAACAACAGCATCCCAATATTCCACATTATCCAGGAGGAGGAAACAAAATTAAACTGGCAGCAGGATGGCTTATTGAGCAATGTGGGTGGAAAGGATTTAGAGAAGGCAATGCAGGGTGTCATAAAAATCAGGCTTTAGTACTGGTGAACTTCGGTAATGCCACCGGTGCTGAGATCTATAATCTTGCACTAAAAATTAAAGATTCTGTTTTTAACCATTTCGGAGTTCAAATCGAACCGGAAGTAAACATTATTCAATAG
- the folP gene encoding dihydropteroate synthase, translated as MQTFTSINCHGKLVNLHKPHVMGVLNLTPDSFYDGGAYNSENAILTQVALMLNEGATFIDIGGSSSRPGSQMPSEKEEWSRIGKVITLIKQHFPEVLISIDTVYSSIAKRAVDSGVCMINDISAGLMDSRMIETVAVLKVPYLMMHMKGRPESMQNNPVYDNLLKEIIDFFSKQIALCRKAAITDILIDPGFGFGKTLEHNFELLAKFDLLKIFGLPIVAGVSRKGMIWKTLDITPAEALNGTTALNMVALINGAKILRVHDVKEAMQCIKLFNKLDSVS; from the coding sequence ATGCAAACATTTACTTCTATAAACTGTCATGGCAAATTAGTTAATCTGCACAAACCTCATGTTATGGGTGTATTAAACCTTACACCGGATTCTTTTTATGATGGAGGTGCATACAACAGTGAAAATGCAATTTTAACACAAGTTGCATTAATGCTGAATGAAGGTGCAACTTTTATTGACATAGGAGGCTCATCTTCCCGCCCAGGCTCTCAAATGCCTTCAGAAAAGGAGGAATGGAGTCGTATCGGAAAAGTTATTACTTTAATTAAACAGCATTTTCCGGAAGTATTAATTTCTATAGATACTGTTTATTCCAGCATTGCAAAGCGTGCAGTAGATTCAGGCGTTTGTATGATTAATGATATTTCTGCCGGTTTAATGGACAGCAGGATGATTGAAACAGTTGCTGTTCTTAAAGTACCCTATCTGATGATGCACATGAAAGGCCGTCCGGAAAGTATGCAGAATAATCCCGTTTACGATAACCTGCTGAAGGAGATAATTGATTTTTTTTCGAAGCAAATAGCGTTATGCAGAAAGGCTGCAATTACTGACATTTTAATAGATCCCGGTTTTGGCTTTGGTAAAACTTTAGAGCATAATTTTGAACTGTTAGCTAAGTTTGATTTATTAAAGATTTTTGGACTGCCTATTGTAGCAGGTGTATCAAGAAAAGGGATGATTTGGAAAACCCTTGATATTACTCCTGCTGAGGCACTAAATGGTACTACCGCTCTAAATATGGTTGCATTAATTAATGGCGCTAAAATATTAAGAGTACATGACGTTAAAGAAGCCATGCAGTGCATAAAACTTTTCAATAAACTTGATTCCGTAAGTTAA
- a CDS encoding T9SS type A sorting domain-containing protein, which yields MRRRIHHYLTFLSFITYLFICTSQNAQAQFWLPVGSGVDNNVYAMTKDTVNNILYIGGRFTDASGVTAIRVAAWNGTSYTAIGNGFDSNVFALYYDHSNNTLYAAGSFLSSGINPITRIAKWDGTQWQPLGTGCNNEIYALTGDNNGNIYAGGIFTDAGGISAERIAKWNGTTWAALGSGIGSGSNYVEALTFYNGDLIAGGQFGVAGGVTVSGIARWNGTNWFDLNGGVSGLSMRISAFKEINGELICGGTFTSAGGISSNSVAKWNGAAWLAIPGGISGGQAKVKALGYLFNTLYVGGNFSLADGNAASNIAAFDGTTWTNLSGGTNNQVDALLNYGNEMHVGGAFTMAGGNPATYIAKYRTTCLTNSIIATTQTSCFNQCNGTATVTATGNAPFTYQWSTTPAQTDSTATNLCAGNYSVTITDNIGCSITQPVTITEPAQFAISFSSNNPTCFGLCDGNALASNNGQGTISYNWNTIPAQTTQTATGLCEGVYSVTLIDSAGCTVTDSVVITNPAPNTLTLTSSNPTCYNNCDGIAAVVSTGNPPFQYLWNTIPAQQTDTATGLCAGVYYVTVTDSTGCMATDSIEIVNPAAATLQFSTNATTCFGSCNGSVSVVSSGNAPFTYLWNTTPIQTTDTATNLCAGTYFVTVTDSNLCAVTDSVVIQEPVANQISFTAQQPACISSCNGLLTATSTGTAPFIFQWSNGDSISTIDSLCTGVYYITISDSIGCSVTDSISLNPAPPLPITFTTLFAGCNGVCTGAVSAAITGINPTSYIWSTGDTIASIDSLCQGLYTVSITDSIGCIVTDSVQIISQPVLLNPSTIAPTCAGQCNGLASINPSGVAPFQWQWSTGDTTSLSIDSLCAGVYYITITDSAGCTGTDSVMIVDPPTITYSASHTDATCANLCNGISTITATGNGTLTYLWNTVPPQTDSTNTNLCFGYTTYTITDTNNCSVSDSVLIFEPAPIFIGNNFLGIACNGNCDGFVRALPSGGTPGYTYLWSNGVTFDSILNVCAGTYTVTVTDANLCAAVDSFTFVEPDPVVISFVVTDASCPGCTDGSIVATATGGTPPYDYLYPALGIADSVATNLGMGYYLFCAQDFNNCMQCDSVFVDEATAINSLSPEIKEIKIFPNPFSDRAFLSITTAEMKDFKLYFYDVAGRLVNMPYNHIGNNGEKQTYSIQNQGLIPGMYYVKIISANEVIAIGKFIIN from the coding sequence CCAGCGGTGTAACTGCCATTCGGGTAGCAGCATGGAATGGAACATCCTATACAGCTATCGGCAATGGATTTGACAGTAATGTTTTCGCGCTATATTATGACCATAGCAATAATACCCTTTATGCTGCAGGCTCGTTTTTATCTTCAGGAATAAATCCGATAACCCGTATTGCAAAATGGGACGGCACACAATGGCAACCGTTAGGTACAGGCTGCAATAATGAGATTTATGCACTTACCGGAGATAATAATGGAAACATTTATGCAGGTGGTATTTTTACTGATGCAGGTGGTATAAGTGCTGAGCGAATTGCAAAATGGAATGGCACTACATGGGCTGCATTAGGCTCAGGTATTGGCAGTGGTTCAAACTATGTTGAAGCATTGACATTTTACAATGGCGATTTAATTGCCGGTGGGCAGTTTGGTGTGGCTGGTGGTGTAACTGTGAGTGGTATTGCCCGATGGAATGGCACCAATTGGTTTGACTTAAATGGTGGTGTGAGTGGTTTATCTATGCGTATTTCTGCTTTTAAAGAAATAAACGGTGAATTGATTTGTGGTGGTACTTTTACTTCTGCAGGTGGAATTTCGTCAAATAGTGTAGCTAAATGGAATGGTGCTGCATGGTTAGCAATTCCCGGAGGTATATCCGGTGGACAAGCTAAAGTTAAAGCCCTTGGATATTTATTCAATACACTCTATGTAGGTGGTAATTTTTCTCTTGCAGATGGCAACGCGGCTTCAAATATTGCAGCTTTTGATGGTACCACATGGACTAACCTCAGTGGTGGAACAAACAATCAGGTTGATGCATTATTGAATTATGGTAATGAGATGCACGTTGGAGGTGCTTTCACAATGGCAGGAGGAAATCCTGCAACCTACATTGCTAAATACAGAACAACCTGTTTAACAAATTCCATCATCGCTACCACACAAACTTCTTGTTTTAATCAATGTAATGGAACGGCAACAGTCACCGCAACAGGAAATGCTCCCTTTACCTACCAATGGTCAACAACTCCTGCTCAAACTGATTCCACAGCAACAAACCTTTGCGCAGGAAATTACTCCGTAACAATTACCGATAATATCGGTTGCAGCATTACACAACCTGTAACTATTACAGAGCCGGCACAGTTTGCAATTAGCTTTTCATCAAACAACCCAACATGTTTTGGATTGTGTGATGGCAATGCATTGGCATCAAACAACGGACAAGGTACTATAAGCTACAATTGGAATACTATTCCTGCCCAAACGACACAAACTGCCACCGGACTTTGCGAAGGTGTTTATTCTGTTACACTTATTGACTCTGCAGGCTGTACGGTAACGGACTCTGTTGTTATAACCAACCCTGCACCAAACACACTTACGCTGACTTCATCAAACCCTACATGCTACAATAACTGTGATGGAATTGCCGCAGTAGTATCAACAGGGAATCCCCCTTTTCAATATTTATGGAACACCATTCCTGCACAACAAACCGATACAGCAACGGGACTTTGTGCAGGTGTTTATTACGTTACCGTTACTGACAGTACGGGCTGCATGGCAACTGACTCAATAGAAATTGTTAATCCTGCTGCTGCAACATTACAATTCAGTACTAATGCGACAACATGTTTTGGAAGTTGTAATGGTTCTGTATCTGTTGTTTCGAGCGGAAATGCACCATTTACTTATTTGTGGAATACTACACCTATTCAAACAACAGATACTGCAACAAATTTGTGTGCAGGAACATATTTTGTTACTGTTACTGACAGTAATCTTTGTGCTGTAACAGACTCCGTTGTGATTCAAGAACCTGTGGCCAATCAGATTTCTTTTACAGCACAACAGCCTGCATGTATCAGCTCATGTAATGGTTTACTTACTGCAACATCTACAGGAACTGCACCATTTATTTTTCAATGGTCAAACGGTGATTCAATAAGCACTATTGATTCACTTTGTACTGGTGTTTATTACATAACCATTAGTGACAGCATTGGCTGTTCTGTAACAGACTCCATTTCACTTAACCCGGCTCCTCCCCTTCCAATTACTTTCACAACATTATTTGCAGGTTGTAACGGTGTGTGCACTGGCGCAGTAAGTGCCGCTATTACAGGTATTAATCCAACAAGCTATATATGGTCAACCGGTGACACAATAGCTTCAATAGATTCACTTTGTCAGGGTCTTTATACGGTAAGCATCACAGACAGTATTGGATGTATTGTAACTGACTCTGTACAAATTATCAGCCAGCCTGTTTTATTAAATCCAAGCACAATAGCACCAACCTGTGCAGGACAATGTAACGGATTAGCTTCTATAAATCCATCAGGTGTGGCACCATTTCAATGGCAATGGTCAACAGGCGATACAACCTCTCTTTCTATTGACAGTTTATGTGCCGGTGTATATTACATCACAATAACAGATTCTGCAGGCTGTACAGGCACCGACTCTGTTATGATTGTTGACCCACCCACTATAACTTATTCTGCATCGCATACCGATGCGACTTGCGCTAATCTTTGTAATGGTATTTCTACCATCACGGCAACCGGCAATGGAACTTTGACTTATTTATGGAATACTGTGCCTCCTCAAACAGATTCTACCAATACCAATCTGTGCTTTGGCTACACGACCTATACAATTACAGATACTAACAATTGTTCTGTCTCCGATTCAGTTTTAATTTTTGAACCTGCACCAATATTTATTGGAAATAATTTTCTAGGCATAGCTTGTAATGGTAACTGTGACGGCTTTGTTCGTGCCCTACCTTCCGGAGGCACCCCGGGTTATACTTATTTATGGTCGAATGGTGTAACGTTTGATTCCATTTTAAACGTCTGTGCAGGCACTTATACTGTTACTGTTACTGATGCCAACCTGTGTGCAGCAGTTGACTCTTTTACTTTTGTAGAACCCGATCCTGTGGTAATTAGCTTTGTTGTAACCGATGCCTCATGCCCCGGTTGTACTGATGGCAGCATTGTAGCAACTGCAACAGGTGGTACTCCACCGTATGATTATCTGTATCCTGCATTAGGCATTGCTGATTCGGTTGCAACCAATCTGGGCATGGGTTACTATTTATTTTGTGCACAGGACTTCAACAACTGCATGCAATGCGATAGTGTTTTTGTTGATGAAGCTACTGCCATTAATAGCCTTTCTCCTGAAATAAAAGAAATTAAAATTTTTCCTAATCCATTTTCTGACAGGGCTTTTTTGAGTATTACAACAGCAGAAATGAAAGATTTTAAACTATACTTTTATGATGTAGCAGGAAGATTAGTTAATATGCCTTATAACCATATTGGCAATAACGGAGAGAAACAGACCTACAGCATACAAAATCAAGGTTTGATTCCGGGTATGTATTATGTAAAAATCATTTCGGCTAACGAAGTTATTGCTATTGGCAAATTCATAATCAACTGA
- a CDS encoding phosphatidylserine decarboxylase family protein — MTIHREGKNWVWGTLITVLLINLFVLNFRAEHDWITVLVLIVTIVFFLLILQFFRYPKRNITRNENYVIAPADGKVVVIERTEESEYYKDKRIQVSIFMSPINVHANWYPMSGKIKFLRYHKGKYLVAWHPKASTENERSTIVVEKDSNKTILLRQIAGALAKRIVYYPRENDLVKQGAEMGFIKFGSRVDIYLPLTAKINVELNQKTKGGVTVIAELV, encoded by the coding sequence ATGACTATTCACCGTGAAGGAAAAAATTGGGTGTGGGGGACACTCATCACTGTCCTTCTCATCAATTTGTTTGTTCTTAATTTTCGTGCAGAACACGATTGGATAACAGTTTTAGTTTTAATTGTAACCATAGTTTTCTTTTTGCTTATTCTTCAGTTTTTTCGCTATCCGAAAAGAAATATCACGCGCAATGAAAACTATGTCATAGCACCTGCTGACGGTAAAGTTGTAGTTATTGAGCGCACAGAAGAAAGTGAATACTATAAAGACAAACGTATTCAGGTTTCTATTTTTATGTCGCCCATAAATGTGCATGCCAACTGGTACCCTATGAGTGGCAAAATAAAGTTCCTTCGTTATCACAAGGGAAAATATTTGGTTGCATGGCATCCTAAGGCATCAACAGAAAACGAACGCTCAACCATTGTTGTTGAAAAAGATTCAAACAAAACAATTTTATTACGTCAGATTGCAGGAGCATTAGCTAAAAGAATAGTTTACTATCCTCGCGAAAACGATTTGGTAAAACAAGGCGCTGAAATGGGTTTTATTAAGTTTGGCTCTCGCGTTGATATTTATCTGCCGCTGACAGCAAAAATTAATGTAGAACTTAATCAAAAAACAAAAGGCGGTGTAACTGTCATTGCCGAGTTGGTTTAG
- a CDS encoding DNA replication/repair protein RecF translates to MYLSHLSLVNFKNYTEAQLNFSSGVNCITGTNGSGKTNIIDAVYYLSFTKSYFNISDTQNIQHGESLFVIQGKFSDNEKEEHVFCGVKTGFKKQVKRGGEEYERLSDHIGLFPVVMVAPVDHILITEGSDERRKFIDSVISQVDKAYLENLISYNKTLTHRNSYLKQLHGRMPDTSMMEVWDEQLVKYGCAIESERRKFIAEFIQLFNETYNYLADHAEEVSINYQTQLEQDDFSTQLKSSLQKDIALQHTSTGIHKDELIFKLEKYPLKRIASQGQQKTFLMAIKIAQFEYLFRHKKTKPILLLDDIFDKLDDFRAKRLMELVSRHTFGQIFITDTHPERLKKIFDDIKISIRLFEVNKGTVKETT, encoded by the coding sequence GTGTATCTTTCCCACCTATCTCTTGTAAATTTTAAAAACTACACTGAAGCACAATTAAATTTTTCTTCCGGTGTAAACTGTATAACCGGCACTAATGGTAGTGGAAAGACCAATATTATTGATGCTGTTTATTATCTCTCTTTCACGAAAAGTTATTTTAATATTTCGGACACACAAAATATCCAACATGGTGAATCATTATTTGTCATTCAAGGTAAGTTTAGTGATAACGAAAAAGAAGAACACGTTTTCTGTGGTGTAAAAACCGGATTTAAGAAACAAGTTAAAAGAGGCGGTGAAGAGTATGAAAGACTGAGTGACCATATAGGACTTTTTCCTGTGGTAATGGTAGCACCCGTTGATCATATTTTGATTACAGAAGGTAGTGATGAAAGACGAAAATTTATTGACAGTGTTATTTCACAGGTTGATAAGGCCTATCTCGAAAATCTTATTAGCTACAACAAAACATTAACGCACCGAAACAGTTATCTTAAACAATTGCATGGACGCATGCCCGACACATCTATGATGGAAGTGTGGGACGAACAACTGGTAAAATATGGCTGTGCAATTGAAAGTGAAAGAAGAAAATTTATCGCTGAATTTATACAATTGTTTAATGAGACTTATAATTATCTGGCAGACCATGCCGAAGAAGTTTCTATAAACTATCAAACACAACTTGAGCAAGATGATTTTAGCACACAGCTGAAATCTTCTTTACAAAAGGACATTGCCTTACAACACACATCAACAGGCATACATAAAGATGAATTGATTTTTAAACTTGAGAAATATCCACTTAAAAGAATTGCTTCTCAAGGTCAACAAAAAACTTTTTTAATGGCTATTAAAATTGCACAGTTTGAATATTTGTTTCGCCATAAAAAAACCAAACCCATTTTATTGCTTGATGACATTTTTGATAAGTTAGATGACTTCAGAGCAAAAAGACTTATGGAGTTGGTAAGCCGTCACACATTTGGTCAGATTTTTATTACAGACACACATCCGGAAAGATTAAAAAAAATATTTGATGACATCAAAATATCAATCCGGCTTTTTGAAGTAAATAAAGGAACGGTGAAAGAAACAACTTAG
- a CDS encoding BT_3928 family protein, whose translation MKYIVTLCRILVGVLFIISGFIKANDTLGFSYKLDEYFLVFNMSFMSAFSVAMAQFICVAEIVLGVATLVGWRMNLVTWLLMLMIVFFTFLTFYSAYFNVVKDCGCFGDALKLTPWQSFGKDVVLLVLILIIFVWRNKVKPLFELKKTRWVVIFALFASSIFTYYTYAHLPVIDFRPYAIGNNIKIGMLPPPNAIPDSVVIVFKYKAKDGTIKEFGMNNLPEDLENYEFVDRTDKVIREGDKAKIHDFTIVDADGNDHTQEFLNNPEYSFMLVAYDLNKSNTKIQGKVNQLADACSKNKIQFFGLTSTVAAETDLFRHENQNMFDYYFCDGTALKTIIRSNPGLVLLQNGVVVAMWHYNDFPSWDDVNKQYLKK comes from the coding sequence ATGAAATATATTGTTACACTTTGTAGAATTTTAGTTGGTGTTTTATTCATCATTTCAGGTTTTATTAAAGCCAATGACACGCTTGGTTTCAGTTACAAACTTGATGAATACTTTTTAGTATTCAACATGTCATTTATGAGTGCATTTTCTGTGGCAATGGCACAGTTTATCTGTGTTGCAGAAATTGTTCTTGGTGTTGCAACATTGGTTGGCTGGCGTATGAATTTAGTGACCTGGCTATTGATGCTGATGATTGTATTTTTCACCTTCCTGACTTTTTATTCAGCTTACTTTAATGTGGTGAAAGATTGCGGTTGCTTTGGTGATGCTTTAAAACTTACACCATGGCAATCTTTTGGAAAAGATGTAGTACTTTTAGTACTGATTTTGATAATCTTCGTATGGCGCAATAAAGTCAAACCATTGTTTGAACTTAAAAAGACTCGTTGGGTAGTAATTTTTGCATTATTTGCCAGTTCAATTTTTACATATTATACCTATGCGCATTTACCTGTAATTGATTTTAGACCTTATGCTATAGGAAACAACATTAAAATAGGTATGTTGCCTCCACCAAATGCAATACCGGATAGTGTAGTTATCGTTTTCAAATATAAAGCGAAAGATGGCACAATAAAAGAATTTGGCATGAACAACCTACCTGAAGATTTAGAGAATTATGAGTTTGTTGATCGTACAGACAAAGTAATTCGCGAAGGCGATAAAGCCAAAATTCATGACTTTACTATTGTTGATGCAGACGGCAATGATCATACTCAGGAATTTTTAAATAATCCGGAATATTCATTTATGCTGGTTGCTTATGATTTGAATAAGTCGAACACAAAAATTCAAGGTAAGGTAAATCAACTGGCTGATGCATGCAGTAAGAATAAAATTCAGTTTTTCGGATTGACTTCTACAGTTGCTGCTGAAACCGATTTATTCCGCCATGAAAATCAAAACATGTTTGATTATTATTTCTGTGATGGTACAGCATTAAAAACAATTATTCGTTCAAATCCGGGTTTGGTTCTGTTACAAAATGGCGTAGTAGTTGCCATGTGGCATTACAATGATTTTCCATCTTGGGATGACGTGAATAAACAATACCTGAAAAAATAA
- a CDS encoding DUF2975 domain-containing protein, producing MSKTDNFVFWGLYIIAWLIFVGLSIEAGGLIVNFFFSLYKPEFVQNLYQKLDLVQTYKESQPAFFSVYSFILMISILKAVLFYIVIRLMHTMDRTKPFSTFVAKQISQISYFTLSIGLLSFIGRQFTKNLLHQGFVTDNLSQFWVDSEAFILMGAIIYIIATIFKKGVAIQSENDLTV from the coding sequence ATGTCAAAAACAGACAACTTCGTATTCTGGGGCCTATATATTATAGCCTGGCTCATTTTTGTAGGCTTATCTATTGAAGCAGGAGGCTTAATCGTAAACTTCTTCTTTAGTCTTTATAAGCCTGAATTTGTCCAAAATCTCTATCAAAAGTTGGATTTAGTTCAAACATATAAAGAAAGCCAACCAGCTTTTTTTAGTGTTTATAGTTTCATTCTCATGATTTCAATATTAAAAGCTGTTCTATTTTACATCGTTATCAGACTCATGCACACCATGGATAGGACAAAACCGTTCAGCACATTTGTAGCGAAACAAATTTCTCAAATTAGTTATTTCACGCTTTCAATAGGATTGTTAAGTTTTATTGGCAGACAGTTTACCAAGAATTTATTGCATCAAGGTTTTGTAACCGACAACTTGAGCCAATTTTGGGTTGACAGTGAAGCATTTATTTTAATGGGAGCAATAATTTATATCATTGCGACTATTTTCAAAAAGGGAGTAGCTATTCAAAGCGAAAACGATTTAACTGTTTAA
- a CDS encoding helix-turn-helix transcriptional regulator: MPIIVNLDVMMAKRKISLNELSERVDLTLSNLSILKTGKAKAIRFSTLEAICKALDCQPGDILEYVNDKKKFNEQ, encoded by the coding sequence ATGCCTATCATTGTAAATCTGGATGTGATGATGGCAAAGCGTAAAATCTCTCTGAATGAGCTTTCAGAAAGAGTTGATTTGACATTATCTAACCTTTCTATCCTAAAGACAGGAAAAGCAAAGGCAATTCGTTTTAGTACTTTAGAAGCTATATGTAAAGCCTTAGACTGCCAGCCGGGAGACATTTTGGAATATGTGAATGATAAAAAGAAGTTCAATGAACAGTAA
- a CDS encoding DUF3467 domain-containing protein, which produces MDNKNENQLNIELSEEIADGIYSNLAIITHSNSEFVVDFIKVMPGVPKAKVKSRIVLTPQHAKRLMTALAENVAKYEQAHGTIKQTDGIAIPMNFGGPTAQA; this is translated from the coding sequence ATGGACAATAAAAATGAGAATCAGTTAAATATTGAACTGAGCGAGGAAATTGCAGACGGAATTTATTCCAATCTGGCCATCATAACCCATTCAAACTCCGAGTTTGTAGTTGATTTTATTAAAGTGATGCCCGGAGTTCCGAAAGCTAAGGTTAAATCAAGAATTGTGCTTACACCTCAACATGCCAAAAGGCTTATGACAGCTTTGGCCGAAAATGTTGCAAAATACGAGCAGGCTCATGGCACAATTAAACAAACAGATGGTATAGCTATACCGATGAATTTCGGTGGCCCTACAGCACAAGCCTAA
- a CDS encoding Glu/Leu/Phe/Val dehydrogenase has protein sequence MADSKKAKQNHEEENPFEEMIKRLDVAAKIMKLDSEVYEIMKKPSKLVYCSMPVKMDNGKTKVFEGFRVIHSTALGPSKGGVRYSTYVNENEVMALAAWMTFKCAVADIPYGGAKGGITCDPSTMSKGELERLTRAYTSSMVDVFGVDKDIPAPDMNTGPQEMAWIVDEYSKLKGGFTPGVVTGKPIHLGGSLGRSEATGRGVMTATMEAMAKMGLNPAKCRAAVQGFGNVGSITAKHYEAKGLKIVAISDHTAAFYNPDGIDIDKAIKYRNSNKGVIKGFKGGKLISNEELLTLNVDVLAPCAMENQITDENAAKIKAKLIVEGANGPTTDEADHILSKKGTVVIPDILANGGGVTVSYFEWGQNRSGLYMTEDEVNNKADHWMKQAFHNVWNTSVKHKTTMRIAAYIYALGKIELGIKSRGNY, from the coding sequence ATGGCTGATAGTAAAAAAGCAAAACAAAATCACGAAGAGGAAAATCCATTCGAAGAAATGATTAAGCGCTTAGATGTAGCAGCAAAAATCATGAAATTAGACTCTGAAGTTTATGAAATAATGAAAAAGCCGAGCAAACTGGTATATTGCAGTATGCCGGTTAAAATGGATAATGGAAAAACAAAAGTATTTGAAGGCTTTCGTGTTATTCACAGTACAGCATTAGGGCCATCTAAAGGTGGTGTTCGTTACAGTACCTATGTAAACGAAAATGAAGTGATGGCACTTGCAGCTTGGATGACATTTAAATGTGCAGTTGCTGATATTCCTTATGGTGGTGCTAAGGGCGGAATTACTTGTGATCCTTCAACTATGTCAAAAGGTGAATTAGAGCGTTTAACAAGGGCATACACATCCTCAATGGTTGATGTATTTGGCGTGGATAAAGATATTCCTGCTCCTGATATGAATACAGGTCCTCAGGAAATGGCATGGATTGTTGATGAATACAGTAAATTAAAAGGAGGTTTTACTCCAGGTGTAGTTACGGGAAAACCTATTCATCTTGGAGGTTCTTTAGGACGATCAGAAGCTACGGGTCGTGGTGTTATGACTGCCACAATGGAAGCTATGGCAAAAATGGGGTTAAATCCTGCTAAATGCCGCGCTGCAGTTCAAGGCTTTGGAAATGTTGGCTCTATCACAGCAAAGCACTATGAAGCTAAAGGTTTAAAAATTGTAGCAATTTCTGATCATACCGCTGCATTTTACAACCCTGATGGTATTGATATTGACAAGGCAATTAAGTACAGAAATTCGAATAAAGGTGTTATTAAAGGATTCAAGGGAGGTAAACTTATCTCTAATGAAGAGTTGCTTACACTAAATGTTGATGTGTTAGCGCCATGTGCTATGGAAAATCAGATTACTGATGAGAATGCAGCAAAGATTAAAGCAAAATTAATTGTTGAAGGTGCCAATGGACCAACAACAGATGAGGCTGATCACATTCTAAGTAAAAAAGGGACTGTTGTAATTCCTGATATTCTTGCAAATGGTGGCGGTGTAACTGTATCCTATTTCGAATGGGGTCAAAACCGTTCAGGTTTATATATGACCGAAGATGAAGTAAACAACAAAGCCGATCATTGGATGAAACAAGCATTCCATAATGTTTGGAATACTTCTGTGAAACATAAAACAACCATGCGCATTGCTGCATATATTTATGCACTCGGCAAAATTGAACTAGGAATAAAATCACGCGGTAATTATTAA